The nucleotide sequence CAATTGGAGAAGGAAGTGAAGCACAATTTCAGCCTATACAATGGCAGTACTCACCCCTATCTTCAGGTAATGGAAATCACGCTATTACTACCAATCTAGATTTGGTTCGTTTAGATTTTGCTAATCAAATTGATACATTAAAAAATGAAGTTTCTAAAACCATTTTGCTCAAAAGTTCGCCTCTTTCAAAATTAACAGGAACACCTAGAATTATTAGTATTGAAGAAGGAACTAGTAAGCCTGATCCATCCACTTATACTAATACAGGTAATCACAACTTAGCAGTATTATTGGAAGGTGAATTTACATCTGTATACAATAATAGAGTGAAGCCGTTTCAATTTTCAGAAACAAAAAACAAAAGCACTACTACTAAAATGATTGTAGTAGCCGATGGAGATATTATTAAAAATGAAGTAGGTAGAAATGGTCCCTTAGAACTCGGTTTTAATCGCCTTACAGGAAATGTGTATGCTAACAAAGAATTTTTGCTAAATGCGATTAATTACTTATTAGACGATAATGGACTTATAAACATTCGTACTAAAGAAGTTGCAATTGCACATCTTAACCCTGAGTTAATTATTGCACAGAAAACGAAATGGCAAATCATAAATATTGCATTACCATTACTGTTATTAGTAGTATTTGGGCTAAGTTTTAATTTTTATCGTAAGAAAAAATATGCGAAATAAGGTTCTTTTTTTTAGTCATAAATTTCAGCTTTACTAGAGATTAGTTGTTAATAAGTTTGTTTCCAACTTCGGGACTTATAAGATATATTTGTAAGTAGTATCAATACAATCATAAACGCATTCATAGCAATGAAATTTATAGTATCCAGCACTTATTTATTAAAACAATTACAAGTATTAGGTGGCGTTATAAACAGTTCAAACACCTTACCTATTTTAGATAATTTCTTATTCGATCTTGATCAATCTAAATTAACAATTTCTGCAAGTGATTTAGAGACAACCATGTCTTCGACCATTGATGTAGAAAGTGATAGTCAAGGAAGCGTAGCCATACCTGCTAAGCTACTATTAGATACTTTAAAGACATTTCCGGAACAACCATTAACATTTATTGTTGAAGAAAACAATATTGTTGAAATTAGTTCTAATCATGGTAAATATGCTTTAGCTTATGCAAATGGAGAAGAGTTTCCTAAAGCAGTAGCTTTAGAGAATCCTACTGCAACAACTGTATCTGGAGATATTTTAGCAACTGCAATTAGTAAAACAATTTTTGCTGCAGGAAATGATGATTTACGTCCTGTAATGAGTGGTGTATTCTTTCAATTTTCAACAGAGAGTTTAACTTTTGTGGCTACTGATGCTCATAAGTTAGTAAAATATACTCGTGAAGATGTATCGGCTACTGAAACTGCAGAGTTTATTATGCCAAAAAAGCCTTTGAATTTATTAAAGGCCATTTTAGCAACTCATGATGAAGATGTGGTTATTGAATACAACGATTCTAATGCGAAGTTTGTATTTGATAACTCTGTACTTACTTGTCGATTGATTGATGGAAAATACCCAAATTATGAAGCTGTGATTCCAAAAGAGAATCCAAATAAATTATCGATAGATCGTACACAATTTTTAAACTCTGTACGTCGTGTATCTATTTTTTCTAATAAAACAACACATCAGATTCGTTTAAAGATTGCTGGTGCCGAATTAAATATTTCTGCAGAAGATATAGATTATAGTAACAAAGCAGAAGAGCGTTTAACTTGTGATTATCAAGGTGACG is from Flavobacteriaceae bacterium and encodes:
- the dnaN gene encoding DNA polymerase III subunit beta, whose translation is MKFIVSSTYLLKQLQVLGGVINSSNTLPILDNFLFDLDQSKLTISASDLETTMSSTIDVESDSQGSVAIPAKLLLDTLKTFPEQPLTFIVEENNIVEISSNHGKYALAYANGEEFPKAVALENPTATTVSGDILATAISKTIFAAGNDDLRPVMSGVFFQFSTESLTFVATDAHKLVKYTREDVSATETAEFIMPKKPLNLLKAILATHDEDVVIEYNDSNAKFVFDNSVLTCRLIDGKYPNYEAVIPKENPNKLSIDRTQFLNSVRRVSIFSNKTTHQIRLKIAGAELNISAEDIDYSNKAEERLTCDYQGDDMQIGFNSRFLTEMLNNLNADEVQLEMSLPNRAGILTPIDGLDEGEHVTMLVMPVMLNS